The nucleotide window TCCCAAAGTAGTTTCGATATCTTCATGTCCTAGACGATCTTTAATAATGAGCGGGTTTTCTCCCATACTGATTAACAAGGAAGCATGAGAGTGACGCAGCCCATGAATTCTGATACGATGAATACCAGCCAACTTGGCATAGCGTTCAATAGCATATGCTAGCGTATGTTTTTGCGTAGGAATACCATTGTAGCTCATCACAAAGTCGGTCTTAATCAGACTTTGTTGCACATTTTTCCATTCAGTTAAAACATTCAATGTACATTTATCTAATACAATGTGTCTAACACTTGCTTTTGTTTTTGGTTCAACAAATCTGTAATTGGTTTGGTTCTTGTAATAAAGATTTTTGTTGATGGTTAGTACTCCTGAATCAAAATCAACATCCTCCCATTGAATGGCGGTAGCTTCTCCGATTCGCATTCCAGTCATAAACAAGAACCATAAAGAAACAAAAAGGAAATGTTGATAGTAATCCTTTTTATAAATGAAAGAGATTACTTTTTCAAATTCTTCTTTTGTCCAGAATTCAATTTTTGTTTTTTGTTTTTTTACATTTCCAATAATCTTAGAAGGATTTGTCGCTGTAATGCCTAGTACAATTGCTCTATCCATTGCGACAGAGAATAATCCTTGAACC belongs to Lysinibacillus louembei and includes:
- a CDS encoding tyrosine-type recombinase/integrase, with product MSKDPIKKAKNGTYYFRANLGYDSKGKKIQKYRSGFKTKKEAREEYSKLILMNPEDLSDTKDKMMFEHYILDIFLPWYKTRVKLRTYDNRLPTVKKHFPYFYKLAVDDIEPIHVQNWQLKLSKKLKPSYVRAVQGLFSVAMDRAIVLGITATNPSKIIGNVKKQKTKIEFWTKEEFEKVISFIYKKDYYQHFLFVSLWFLFMTGMRIGEATAIQWEDVDFDSGVLTINKNLYYKNQTNYRFVEPKTKASVRHIVLDKCTLNVLTEWKNVQQSLIKTDFVMSYNGIPTQKHTLAYAIERYAKLAGIHRIRIHGLRHSHASLLISMGENPLIIKDRLGHEDIETTLGTYGHLYPNSNFEVANKLNGIISFKETKQNYDSSPKNQFTVDYLGKQKQKVQ